A genomic segment from Cervus elaphus chromosome 14, mCerEla1.1, whole genome shotgun sequence encodes:
- the LOC122707449 gene encoding PRAME family member 8-like, with amino-acid sequence MVQLDCIQEVYVNRSWHLSTLAMFAPLLGQMSNLQRLLISHINLPDPEEQEEHHMVKITSQFLRLHHLRDLHLESPFYLKGCLDQMLRCLMTPLDNLGITRCLLTDSDLTHLSQSPNISQLKGLYLSGVTMTYSSPELLPALLEKVSATLQELYLEQCGIRDFHLESILHILSRCFQLMSFSLRGNLLSMAIMEKLLRHTSGLPRLSKELYPAPQESFSTDGILQPRRLAQCQTELLEILEDLGHPRTIWIIFTPLSTLRR; translated from the exons ATGGTGCAGCTGGACTGTATCCAGGAGGTATACGTGAATCGCAGCTGGCATCTGTCCACCCTGGCCATGTTTGCTCCTCTCCTGGGCCAGATGAGCAATTTGCAGAGACTCCTCATCTCCCACATCAACCTACCTGATCCCGAGGAACAGGAGGAGCACCACATGGTCAAAATTACTTCTCAGTTCCTAAGGCTGCACCACCTCCGGGATCTCCATCTGGAATCCCCCTTCTACCTCAAAGGCTGCCTGGACCAGATGCTCAG gTGCCTGATGACCCCCTTGGACAACCTTGGGATTACTCGCTGCCTGCTTACAGATTCAGACCTGACCCATCTGTCCCAGAGCCCGAACATCAGTCAGCTAAAGGGCCTGTATCTGAGTGGGGTCACCATGACCTACTCCAGTCCTGAGCTCCTGCCAGCTCTGCTGGAGAAAGTTTCAGCCACCCTCCAGGAGTTGTACTTAGAGCAATGTGGGATCAGGGACTTCCACTTGGAATCCATTCTGCATATCTTGAGCCGCTGTTTCCAACTCATGTCCTTCAGTCTGCGTgggaacctcctctccatggcCATCATGGAAAAGCTCCTGCGACACACCTCCGGGCTGCCCAGGTTAAGTAAAGAGCTATACCCTGCCCCTCAGGAAAGTTTCAGCACTGATGGAATCCTCCAACCCAGGAGACTTGCCCAGTGTCAGACTGAACTGCTTGAGATCCTGGAGGACTTGGGACATCCCAGGACCATCTGGATTATCTTCACGCCCCTGTCCACCCTGCGGAGATAA